The genomic interval GCTTACGCCATGGGGCTTGAGGCGACGCACGGGAGCATCTGTCCGGGCAAGCAAGCCAACCTAATTGTCACGAAAACCGTGAGTAGTTATAGTTTCCTGCCGTATGCCTTCGGCACGAATTGGATCGAAGCCACCTACATCAACGGGGAACGCAATTACCATGACCTGGACTGACCACTGGAGACCGTTTACATCTGAAGACTGCGCCCGTTTGACCCATACCCGTGAAGGGGAAGTCAAGCTGGGACAACGGGTGTCTTGTGCCGATCAGGGACTTTTGGAGTCCTTAGAGGCCAGCGATGCACGTTATGTGCTCATCGGCCTCCCGGAAGACGTGGGTGTCCGTGCGAACGGAGGACGACCCGGTGCGGCGAGCGCTTGGGAGGTAAGTCTCCCCCATTTTCTAAACGTACAGAGCAACGAGTACCTGGATGGTGCTCAGGTGCTTGTCCTTGGGGCCCTGCGGGCCGATGATTGGCAAGCCGAAGCCCAGTCTGCTTCCCTCCCGCGATTGCGAGAAATGACCGCTGAGATTGACGAGGCCCTATGGCCACTGATCGAACGCATTGCCGCATTGGGAAAAACGGCCTTGGTCATTGGCGGTGGACACAACAACAGCTACGGCTGCTTGCGTGGGGTTTCACAGGCCATCGGACGGCCCGTACACTGCGTCAATATCGATCCGCACGCGGATTACCGCAGCTTGGAAGGAAGACACAGTGGAAATGGCTTTCGGTATGCCCGCGAAGAGGGATACTTGGACCGATACGCCGTATTTGGTCTACATGAGGGGTACAATTCAGCAGAAATGCTGTCGTTGATGAAAGAACCTAGTCATACGTGGTACAAGTCTTTTGAGCATTTGTCCTTTGGACATTTGCCCTACATCGATCATTGGGATGAGATCTGGACGCGCTTTGGTCGCGAAAAGGTCGGATTGGAGATCGATATGGACGGGGTTACCAATTTCCCATCCAGCGCGGATACCCCGAGCGGATGGAGCTTGAATGAAGTGCGTCAAATGATCGTGGCCCTGGGTCATCTCAAGGCGCATGTACCGTACCTGCATATAGCCGAAGCGGCGCCTTCATTGGTGCCTGGTTCGGACCGAACAGTGGGCCGCGCTTTAGCGCTTCTGCTCTGCGATTTCATTAAAAGCGGCG from Cryomorphaceae bacterium carries:
- a CDS encoding formimidoylglutamase; the protein is MTWTDHWRPFTSEDCARLTHTREGEVKLGQRVSCADQGLLESLEASDARYVLIGLPEDVGVRANGGRPGAASAWEVSLPHFLNVQSNEYLDGAQVLVLGALRADDWQAEAQSASLPRLREMTAEIDEALWPLIERIAALGKTALVIGGGHNNSYGCLRGVSQAIGRPVHCVNIDPHADYRSLEGRHSGNGFRYAREEGYLDRYAVFGLHEGYNSAEMLSLMKEPSHTWYKSFEHLSFGHLPYIDHWDEIWTRFGREKVGLEIDMDGVTNFPSSADTPSGWSLNEVRQMIVALGHLKAHVPYLHIAEAAPSLVPGSDRTVGRALALLLCDFIKSGAGRH